A window of Rhododendron vialii isolate Sample 1 chromosome 11a, ASM3025357v1 genomic DNA:
ttctttacagGTTTCTTATAGCGAAACATGATGTGAGACATCAGATGTATACTTCATAAATCACAAGAAAAATATGACTGCAGCAGTGGATACCATAAAAAGCAAAAGTAACAAATTTTTAGGGAAGGAATCAATTCCATTAAGTTTCTGATCACTACTTCTAAAAAACTTAACGCTCCGAAATTTCTTTCAAGACCAATGAAAAAAGAGGAAGCAAAATCACACTGAAACTACAAATAAACTagggaaaattagccataaagacggtaaaatagttttcatttaggggaaggacgccagcaaaatagttttcagtaGATGTcctttcaactttttgagttttttagccataaggccaaaacatgtttaggcactttcatatggttttagggtgcactttctaATTAAAGGCTTTTAGTAGTTTAGAtactttcataaggtaccatagagttttaggcactttcatatatagggtaccctagggttttaggcactttcagagggtaccctagggttttaggcactttcagaGGCACATTTGTCTTTATGTTTGCTTGCAAAAGGTGCTTGTcattgagctcaaaaaatgtaaatatgcaggatttttggctaagtctctCAAAAAACTTCCCACCATATCGgattaaaaacacaaaacaggTCGAGTTGTAATCACTAAACAAATGGCTGCCTATTACACAAACAAGTTAAATACAGTAACAAAGGGCAATACAATTACCAGAACTTGAACTCAGGCAGGCGGCGAATGAATGGCTTGAACTCATCCGAACCTTTTGTTGGTAGAGATGGCCCATCAGAAGGTTCCAGCTCAGGATCAACGAGAGGTGACAAGAACCCAATCAACAAATTCAATACATAGATACCCACACCATAGGAAATAATGTAGAACCCCTGAAGATAGAAAACCCGCAGAGCATACAGGCATGCCAAAACGAAAGTTCCAATCCATCTGTAAACAGCATGGGGAGTACTTTTGTCCAAATAAAACTGGAAAATTTTCCACGCGTCATGCCTCCATTGATTTAGAGGTGCAGCTGCCGAGGCACCATCACCTCCATTGCCCTCCATCGAGAATTATCTTCGGATTCCTACAGGTCAAATAAAAGGCTTCAATCAACTCAAAGCATTCAATGCAGTGATTCCATGAATACACCCCAACACCAGGAAAACAATGTGGCGGGGGCAGAAGAAGTAAGGTACGAGTGGGGTCACTTTGATTTCTCACAAGGGCAGTTGATAGTTTGCATCCaaattttgcaattttgaccccacaaaaaatcccTAAATTGCCCCAACTAACTTCAAGTGCATAGAAACCGCAAGCATTCTCTTCTTTTCGCAAGCTTGATACTATTAAGAGTGAGGCAATCATGCATCGTTTTCGAACTAACTATCAATTGTGAAGCAAAATTACACGAATTAGTGTACAACTACCTAATAGTCAACCTCTTAATTACCTTTGCATATGGCTCTAGTTATTCCCGAGTGCGTAGCTGGGGGGAAATGCAGTGGAAGAACTGAGTCGAACAAACAAGTCaactttgaagaaaaaaaatccccaaaGCCAGGTATCTGGCTTAGGCTTCCCAACTTTCTTCTCGTTGCCAATATTTACAGGGGATACGAATTCCCTGTACTGAAGGAAACCCTAAACTACGCAGCAAAC
This region includes:
- the LOC131307941 gene encoding protein RER1A-like; its protein translation is MEGNGGDGASAAAPLNQWRHDAWKIFQFYLDKSTPHAVYRWIGTFVLACLYALRVFYLQGFYIISYGVGIYVLNLLIGFLSPLVDPELEPSDGPSLPTKGSDEFKPFIRRLPEFKFWYAITKAFCIAFVLTFFSMFDVPVFWPILLFYWVVLFFLTMRRQIAHMIKYKYLPFNIGKQKYSGKKPAASSSGFRGD